Part of the Deltaproteobacteria bacterium genome, GATGACGAGATTACTATCTTCGCCAACGGCGGGCATGGCTGGGGGCATGACGGCGGGCCAGGCTATGGCATTCAATTTACCGCCATGGCCAAATTGATTTACGATCTGGCGCGCGAGCGCGGCCTCGGACGCAAGCTGCCGCTGGAATGGTTTCAACAAGAGGTGAACTCTTAGAAAATATTAGCGCTCGCTCTTGCAACCAAGCCAAACCAGGGCTGGTATCGAATTCGAAAAAGGAAAGCTGTGAACATGAAGATGCGGCCGAGATTGCTGCTCGCCTTGTTGGGAACGGTTCTGCCCGCCACTCCCGCTTTCACTCAAGAGCGCGTGCGGATTTCCTACAGCTCGGTGGAGGCGCCCAACGCCAACTGGTTTATCGCCCATGATCGCCGGCTTTATCAGAAATACGGCGTCGACGCGGAATCGATATTTATCCCTAGCTCCAGTACCGTGATCAACGCGATCATCGGCGGCTCGGTTAAACTCGGCAACGGCACCGGTGGCGCGATCGCCAACGCTGTGGTGGCGGGCGCCAATCTCGTGGCGGTGGGAAGTTTCATCAACACTTTGCCTTACGAGCTGATTGTCCAACAGTCGATCAAATCGGCGGCGGACTTGAAGGGAAAAACCATCGGCATCGCGCGCATCGGCAGCGCCTCGGACGTCGCGGCGCGAGTGCTGATCAAAGGTTTAGGTTTAGACCCGGATAAGGATGTGGCGATCATTCAAGGCGGCGGCGGTTCGGAGCGAGTAGCGGCGTTTCGCGGCGGCAGAATCGCCGGGTTCCCATCGCCGCCTGGAATCATCCACTTAGCTAAGGGAATCCCGCATAGAGTTATGATCACCACCGCCGACCTGCCCAAGGGTTTGCCGTTCCCCTATGTTTGCGTGACCACTACCAAGAGCTATCTCGCGAGCAATCGTGAGACGGTCAAGCGAATTCTGATGGCGCTGATCGAGGCCACTCATTTCTTCAAGACCCGCAAGGAGGACAGCAAGCGGCTGCTGGCGAAGTATTCCAAGCAGGATAACGAGGCATTCTTAGAAGGCTCCTATGTCGGCAACGAACCGATCTACGAACGCGTCCCTTTGGTAACCCGGGAAGGGATGGAGATTCAGATCAAGGAAGCGATTGGGCGGCGTCCCAATGTCAACTTAAAGACTGACGACATCATCGACGACAGCCTGGTTTTGCAACTGGAAAAAGAAGGCTTCATCGAGCGGCTATATAGAAAGTGAGAGAAAAATCGTAATGCTGATTCTTCGCCCGGAAGAAGTGGAGGGATTGCTATCGATGACGGAAGCGGTTGACGCTGTCGAGCAAGCCTTCGCCGATTGGGGGAAATATCCGCAGATCAATCTCACTCGGCGCCGGCTCCACTTCGGCGACGCGCGGCTCAATTCAATGCCCGCTGCGTTGCCATCTCGTGAAAAAATCGGCCTGCGCATTCAGAGCGAGATTCTCGCCGTCAGCGGCGGCGTGCAAACCTATCCTTCGCGCAGCCCGCTGGTCGATGTCTTGTTCGACACGCGCAATGCCGCGCCGGTGGCGATGATCCTGTCCTCGACCCAGCGCGGCTTAACGAAAGAAGGTGTGCCACTGCGGACTTCCGATCTCATGACCGCGGCGATCAGCGCCGTCGGCACCAAGTGGATGAGCCGAAGCGACTGCGGAGAACTGCTTTTATTGGGTTCCGGCAAACAGGCACGCAATCACCTTCTGGCTTTGCGCGCCGTGCGAGATTTGAAACGCGTCAGGGTCTTCAGTCCGACGCCCCAACATCGGGTGCGCTTC contains:
- a CDS encoding ornithine cyclodeaminase family protein, which translates into the protein MLILRPEEVEGLLSMTEAVDAVEQAFADWGKYPQINLTRRRLHFGDARLNSMPAALPSREKIGLRIQSEILAVSGGVQTYPSRSPLVDVLFDTRNAAPVAMILSSTQRGLTKEGVPLRTSDLMTAAISAVGTKWMSRSDCGELLLLGSGKQARNHLLALRAVRDLKRVRVFSPTPQHRVRFAEEMTAALDLDVIPVDDVREAFGHADIVLAATNTNVPAFSGGWLRDGMHVTSIVGSNIGMVQAGVIAHKRRELDDETLRRAALIGIASRELAIQDQQGDIYDQVQAGQLSWDAIAELREIVGGQKSGRNSPADITVFKNNGGQGIAELAIADLILTRAREQKLGIEINWGEGY
- a CDS encoding ABC transporter substrate-binding protein; the protein is MKMRPRLLLALLGTVLPATPAFTQERVRISYSSVEAPNANWFIAHDRRLYQKYGVDAESIFIPSSSTVINAIIGGSVKLGNGTGGAIANAVVAGANLVAVGSFINTLPYELIVQQSIKSAADLKGKTIGIARIGSASDVAARVLIKGLGLDPDKDVAIIQGGGGSERVAAFRGGRIAGFPSPPGIIHLAKGIPHRVMITTADLPKGLPFPYVCVTTTKSYLASNRETVKRILMALIEATHFFKTRKEDSKRLLAKYSKQDNEAFLEGSYVGNEPIYERVPLVTREGMEIQIKEAIGRRPNVNLKTDDIIDDSLVLQLEKEGFIERLYRK